The proteins below come from a single Candidatus Neomarinimicrobiota bacterium genomic window:
- a CDS encoding multiheme c-type cytochrome encodes MIKLLRSLLFITVTLLEGVLTAQEPAGIESAATCKGCHQEIYDQWSRSRHARSTPSTNILFAYVYELSQKDTDGQTKLYCIRCHAPVSQINGDVGLEQEITSEGITCDICHSITKLTDHPDKWPNEYDPGGVKRGTKKDSEPGRHKVVYSELFENSRICSGCHGDMLDIPGTRSCGNLTICDTDFEWKQSQLAAAGKSCVDCHMSGHDFSGAYSPAKLREAATIELNVKEFEGEVIATVEVINTGSAHLLPTGPPARMIFLKVSALGPAGQEVWTNFTDNPAKEDPFGVFHIVFSDLEGNVPSMPWLASRIVKDTRLRPEETRRLVYKFPSEGVENVTAKLFYRLAPPPLLDKFGISDETVRKAYLMAKAERTFGTE; translated from the coding sequence ATGATCAAACTATTGCGATCCTTACTATTCATTACCGTAACCCTTCTTGAAGGTGTTCTGACAGCTCAGGAACCCGCTGGGATAGAAAGCGCAGCTACGTGCAAGGGATGTCACCAAGAGATCTACGATCAATGGTCACGCTCACGTCACGCCCGGTCGACGCCTTCCACCAATATTCTCTTTGCATATGTTTACGAATTGTCACAGAAGGATACCGATGGCCAGACGAAGCTGTACTGTATCCGCTGCCACGCTCCGGTGAGCCAGATCAATGGTGATGTTGGCTTGGAGCAAGAGATAACGAGTGAGGGGATAACTTGCGATATTTGCCACTCGATCACGAAACTCACCGATCATCCGGACAAGTGGCCCAACGAATATGATCCGGGTGGGGTCAAGCGAGGGACAAAAAAGGATTCGGAGCCGGGAAGGCATAAAGTTGTCTATTCGGAATTGTTTGAAAACAGTCGCATCTGCTCGGGGTGTCACGGTGATATGCTGGATATCCCGGGAACACGAAGTTGTGGGAATCTGACCATCTGCGACACGGATTTTGAGTGGAAGCAATCCCAATTGGCCGCGGCAGGCAAATCTTGCGTGGATTGTCATATGTCGGGGCACGATTTTTCCGGTGCCTATTCTCCGGCAAAGCTAAGGGAAGCGGCTACGATTGAGTTGAATGTGAAAGAGTTCGAAGGCGAAGTGATTGCCACTGTAGAAGTCATAAATACAGGTTCCGCCCACTTACTCCCTACCGGTCCTCCGGCAAGGATGATCTTTTTGAAAGTCAGTGCCTTGGGTCCGGCTGGTCAGGAGGTCTGGACGAACTTCACTGACAACCCGGCCAAGGAGGATCCGTTCGGTGTTTTCCATATAGTTTTCTCTGATCTCGAGGGGAATGTCCCTTCGATGCCGTGGTTAGCGTCGAGGATTGTGAAGGATACCCGATTGAGACCTGAAGAAACGAGGCGGTTGGTGTACAAGTTCCCCTCAGAAGGTGTAGAAAATGTAACCGCAAAATTGTTTTATCGACTGGCGCCACCGCCGTTGCTGGACAAATTCGGAATCAGTGATGAAACAGTGCGCAAAGCCTATCTAATGGCGAAAGCGGAAAGGACATTTGGAACAGAATAA
- a CDS encoding glycosyltransferase has translation MIPVKNEKDHIVRILTEVTHQTYPKESYEIIIVDDQSTDITPNVCRSFAKEHPNLTLLSTKENSSPLRFKKRPLDMGIRHASGEIILLTDADCHVSSSWIEVMASYFTTQVGAVVGYAQVSPSVSSFERIQALDFLLLMAAAEGTTQMGIPLACTGQNLAYRKEAFEEVKGFSSFPHAVGGDDNLLLQRIKHQTDWKIAFASDSFSYVSSAPLPTLRDFVTQRMRWASDSSYVRQYDPFFFSIIIITFVVNLLPLTMLAASLWTPALLIPLAKGLAAKFAVEGVLMMKATRVLNRRELRKTFAGWFLLQIPYVVAMGILSFGGHRLQWGGREK, from the coding sequence GTGATTCCGGTGAAAAATGAGAAAGATCATATTGTGAGAATCCTGACGGAAGTAACCCACCAAACGTATCCCAAAGAGAGTTATGAGATCATCATTGTGGATGATCAATCCACAGATATTACCCCAAATGTGTGCCGCTCCTTTGCAAAAGAACATCCCAACCTCACGTTGCTGTCAACGAAAGAGAATTCTTCACCCCTGCGGTTCAAGAAACGACCTCTGGATATGGGAATCCGTCACGCATCGGGAGAGATAATCCTCCTCACCGACGCGGATTGTCATGTCTCCAGCTCCTGGATCGAAGTCATGGCATCCTACTTCACGACACAAGTGGGTGCAGTCGTCGGTTATGCCCAGGTGTCGCCTTCAGTGTCAAGCTTCGAGAGGATCCAAGCCCTCGATTTTCTCCTGCTCATGGCAGCGGCCGAGGGGACCACACAAATGGGAATTCCCCTTGCATGCACGGGTCAGAATCTTGCTTACCGGAAGGAAGCTTTTGAGGAAGTGAAAGGATTTTCATCCTTTCCCCATGCCGTGGGTGGCGATGATAACCTGCTTCTCCAGCGGATCAAACACCAGACAGACTGGAAAATCGCCTTCGCCTCCGATTCCTTCAGCTACGTCAGCAGTGCTCCGCTTCCCACACTTCGGGATTTTGTCACCCAGCGCATGCGATGGGCAAGTGACTCTTCTTACGTTCGGCAGTACGACCCTTTCTTCTTCTCTATTATCATCATCACATTTGTCGTGAATCTTCTACCGCTGACCATGCTCGCAGCTTCGCTGTGGACGCCGGCACTCCTGATTCCCCTTGCGAAGGGATTGGCTGCAAAATTCGCAGTGGAAGGAGTCCTGATGATGAAGGCCACCCGGGTATTGAATCGCCGTGAACTGAGAAAAACGTTTGCAGGCTGGTTTCTTCTTCAAATCCCCTATGTAGTGGCCATGGGCATACTCAGTTTTGGCGGTCACCGGCTGCAGTGGGGAGGAAGAGAGAAGTGA
- the mgtE gene encoding magnesium transporter, giving the protein MLTSNKERMGHVMTTKSFGTGRMSEREVVVLLDTFRRLIRRRARVNLVKLIHKTHSADLALLFRYFTDTQRLDVFNLMKEDNRAGELLSELDTSIVQSLLEPIEAEPIAELLKEIGSDDMADILGLLPDEKTNSILDTLKKEELEELMAYPQDSAGGIMAVDVFSLPETMKAKDAIDSIRTYYKEAEMVFYLYVTEEHKRLTGVVSLRELVTADPDAELKSIMTKEVVYVSPETDQEEVARQVSRYNLLAVPVVDNDRTLLGIVTVDDVVDVIREEATEDFLQMAGIGKDREILLKPVSENVKLRLPWLFATWVGGLMVAWISGIFEPVLMSTVALPAFIPVIIGMGGNVGTQSSTIIIRGFATGRIQLSRIGQVIWKEMRVGILLGIFYGFLLGVVSTFLKFLNVSPMIGLVVGLSICISMLIATSIGTLVPILLRRLDVDPAVASGPFVTTSIDILGILVYFLIAAHFLITV; this is encoded by the coding sequence GTGCTTACCAGCAACAAGGAAAGGATGGGACACGTGATGACCACCAAATCGTTTGGAACGGGACGCATGTCGGAAAGGGAGGTGGTGGTTCTCCTGGACACTTTTCGGCGACTCATCCGGCGGCGAGCGAGAGTCAATCTCGTTAAACTGATTCATAAGACACACTCCGCTGATCTGGCTCTTCTCTTTCGATACTTTACTGATACACAGCGGCTGGACGTCTTCAACCTGATGAAGGAAGATAACCGGGCCGGTGAATTGCTGAGCGAACTGGACACGTCGATTGTTCAGTCACTGCTGGAACCGATAGAAGCCGAACCTATCGCGGAGTTGTTGAAAGAAATTGGCTCGGACGATATGGCTGACATTCTGGGACTTCTTCCTGATGAGAAAACCAATTCGATTCTGGACACTCTGAAGAAGGAGGAACTGGAGGAACTTATGGCCTATCCGCAGGATAGCGCCGGCGGTATCATGGCGGTGGATGTCTTTTCTCTTCCGGAAACGATGAAGGCAAAGGACGCCATCGACTCGATCCGGACCTATTATAAAGAAGCCGAAATGGTCTTCTACCTGTACGTCACAGAAGAACACAAGAGACTTACGGGCGTCGTCTCTCTACGAGAGCTCGTTACGGCAGACCCGGACGCGGAGCTGAAGTCTATTATGACAAAAGAGGTGGTATACGTCTCCCCGGAAACCGACCAGGAAGAAGTGGCAAGACAGGTTTCCCGCTATAACCTCCTTGCCGTCCCGGTGGTGGATAATGACCGCACTCTTCTGGGAATTGTGACAGTGGATGACGTTGTGGACGTCATACGTGAAGAAGCCACGGAAGACTTCCTTCAGATGGCAGGGATAGGAAAAGACAGGGAAATCTTGCTGAAACCCGTATCTGAAAATGTGAAGCTTCGGTTGCCGTGGCTTTTTGCCACGTGGGTGGGCGGGTTGATGGTCGCCTGGATATCGGGAATCTTTGAACCCGTTCTTATGAGCACGGTGGCTCTCCCTGCTTTTATACCTGTCATCATCGGAATGGGAGGGAACGTGGGAACGCAATCCTCCACCATCATTATCAGAGGATTTGCAACCGGGAGAATCCAGCTCTCCCGCATAGGACAGGTTATCTGGAAAGAGATGAGGGTTGGAATCCTGCTAGGCATTTTCTACGGTTTCCTCCTGGGCGTCGTTTCCACTTTCTTGAAGTTTTTGAATGTGTCACCGATGATCGGACTTGTGGTGGGGTTGTCAATTTGCATTTCCATGCTTATCGCCACATCGATAGGGACACTTGTACCCATCCTCCTCAGGAGGCTCGACGTGGATCCCGCCGTCGCTTCCGGTCCTTTCGTCACCACATCCATCGACATCCTCGGTATTCTCGTCTACTTTCTCATTGCGGCCCATTTCCTCATCACCGTCTGA
- a CDS encoding DUF3108 domain-containing protein — translation MSLPKIILLAGFLTSLGAETYHYTIYFWKIPCVHITMTISDTGEARRTELDFTTRTTKAFSYIFPVNSRYRTILDAQTFQMLRYEKNVEQPNLKQKLTILWNAQQKVYQSDSIHYERPEGTHNIFSLLLRARSTDWESLDMQWWPMDHEGRFLKSRFLWVDSTEIDLDGERHVTDHYRVDLIPGNSDAHLVDVTDVFTWGIGLEDCVRQIWIERGEERRILRAEVKVKGFTLFAELDNE, via the coding sequence GTGAGTCTTCCGAAGATCATTCTCCTCGCTGGATTCCTGACTTCATTGGGCGCTGAGACATATCACTATACCATCTACTTCTGGAAAATCCCGTGCGTCCATATTACGATGACCATTTCTGACACTGGAGAGGCAAGACGCACCGAACTTGATTTCACAACGAGGACAACGAAGGCGTTTTCTTACATTTTCCCCGTGAACAGCAGATACCGGACCATACTTGACGCGCAGACATTCCAGATGCTTCGGTATGAGAAAAACGTGGAACAGCCCAATCTGAAGCAGAAGCTCACGATTCTGTGGAATGCCCAACAGAAGGTGTATCAATCTGATAGCATCCATTATGAACGCCCTGAAGGGACTCATAACATTTTCTCGCTTCTCCTGCGCGCTCGTTCCACTGACTGGGAATCCCTTGACATGCAATGGTGGCCCATGGATCATGAAGGCCGTTTTCTTAAATCACGTTTTCTCTGGGTCGATTCAACAGAAATCGATCTGGATGGGGAGAGACACGTCACTGACCACTACCGGGTTGACCTGATACCGGGGAACTCAGATGCTCATCTTGTGGACGTGACCGATGTGTTTACCTGGGGCATCGGCCTGGAGGACTGTGTGCGGCAAATCTGGATTGAAAGAGGGGAAGAAAGACGTATATTGCGCGCCGAGGTGAAAGTCAAAGGATTCACCCTCTTCGCCGAACTCGACAATGAGTGA
- a CDS encoding c-type cytochrome encodes MASKTVLILPSLLTIIAVTFVPVSIRGDNPSSSGDIDRQSRLDLGKNVYEQHCAICHGENGDGNGKEAHRFRTKPTDLTRGEYKFKSTYPGSLPFSSDLYRSVTEGVRGTGMLGQIHLTDEERWAVVEHMKSFSPRFQENPVRLLEEGVVIPKLPLKTPDMISLGAQVYREAGCDKCHGTSGRGDGLSALELRDSRENPVQMPDLTRTPRKMGDRSEDLYRILVTGVEGTPMPSYKGALDESQLWAVVYYLESIATGRYGNCMAMPKGSLGMGRMMDMVGEECIGMQIDMPAARAKMMGRRGPGMMRSMRK; translated from the coding sequence ATGGCGAGTAAAACCGTTTTGATCCTTCCCTCACTGCTCACAATCATCGCGGTAACCTTCGTACCTGTTTCCATTCGAGGGGATAACCCGTCATCTTCCGGGGATATTGATCGGCAGAGCAGGTTGGATCTGGGGAAGAACGTGTACGAGCAACACTGTGCCATATGCCATGGTGAAAACGGAGACGGGAACGGCAAGGAAGCCCACCGGTTCAGAACCAAACCGACAGATCTTACACGAGGGGAATATAAGTTCAAGAGTACGTATCCCGGTTCATTGCCTTTCAGCAGCGATCTTTACCGCAGTGTTACAGAAGGGGTGAGGGGAACGGGTATGCTAGGGCAAATCCACCTGACAGACGAAGAACGTTGGGCAGTTGTGGAACACATGAAATCATTTTCACCCCGGTTTCAGGAAAACCCGGTTCGTCTACTTGAAGAAGGTGTTGTTATCCCGAAGCTTCCCCTCAAGACGCCCGACATGATCTCACTTGGTGCCCAAGTGTACCGCGAAGCTGGGTGTGATAAGTGCCACGGAACAAGTGGTCGAGGTGATGGTCTTTCAGCCCTCGAATTACGGGATAGCCGGGAGAATCCGGTGCAAATGCCAGATCTCACCAGGACGCCGAGAAAGATGGGAGACAGATCTGAAGACCTCTATCGAATATTGGTCACCGGTGTGGAAGGTACGCCCATGCCCTCCTACAAAGGCGCACTGGACGAGTCTCAGCTATGGGCGGTGGTCTATTATCTTGAATCGATTGCCACGGGCAGGTATGGCAACTGTATGGCGATGCCCAAAGGGTCCCTTGGAATGGGACGGATGATGGATATGGTAGGGGAGGAATGTATCGGGATGCAGATTGACATGCCGGCGGCCAGGGCGAAAATGATGGGCCGGAGAGGTCCCGGAATGATGAGAAGTATGAGGAAATGA
- the carB gene encoding carbamoyl-phosphate synthase large subunit has protein sequence MPKRTDIESILILGAGPIVIGQACEFDYSGTQACKALREEGYRIILVNSNPATIMTDPGMADATYVEPLTLEFVEAIIEKERPDVLLSTVGGQTGLNLAVSLHGSGALENFGVELIGAGIEAIKRAEDREEFKKCMEKEGIDAPEGGFAKSLDEAVALTEQLPFPVIIRPSFTLGGSGGSSAFNQEEFLDLAEKGLEESPISEILIEESLLGWKEFELEVIRDRHDNVIVVCSIENLDPMGVHTGDSITVAPAQTLTDTEYQKMRDWAIACIRGIGVETGGSNIQFAVNPETGQMVIIEMNPRVSRSSALASKATGFPIAKVAAKLAVGYTLDEIPNDITGKTLAAFEPTIDYVVTKVPRWDFEKFPSASGHLGVQMQSVGEVMAIGGSFRESLQKAFRSLEIGLDGLEPASRRSKRPLDMSKLRFPTAFRLLKIHRAFLDGQSVDDLHRTTGIDPWFLRQIEIVVRRSRDGNVDSDELKSLKRDGFSDLQIGRMVDSSEADIRSRRMEENILPSYKIVDTCAAEFEARTPYCYSTYEEENEVEPLEGRKVMILGGGPNRIGQGIEFDYCCVQAVFAATELGWKTIMVNCNPETVSTDFDITDRLYFEPLTFEDVMNIVELERPEGVLIQFGGQTPLNISGRLKEAGVSIVGTSPEAIDLAEDRKKFGALLDRLKIPRPEYGTAMSEKEAVAVAKRVGYPVLVRPSYVLGGRAMEIVYGGRPLMEYVRRAAEVSPRHPILIDAFLEDAFEFDVDALCDGKDVFIGGIMQHIEEAGIHSGDSSCVIPPYWITEDALERLETYTRTIALEMEVVGLINIQFAEKDGTVFVLEANPRASRTVPFVSKATNVPLAKIATGLALGKSLSDYRLPGSRENHFVAVKKPVFPFNKFPREKVFLGPEMKSTGEVMGLDRRFGDAFAKALIGGGERLPTGGTTFFSVNDNDKMKAIPIVRDFAEMGFRILATEGTAKACRRNGIEVTKIFKVGEGRPNVVDGIKNGDIQLVVNTPLGSRSRYDEYAIGRAAIQYGVPVITTLSGARAAVRGIRTLQKGSPKVRSLQEYFADFPNL, from the coding sequence ATGCCTAAGAGAACTGACATAGAGTCGATTCTCATCCTGGGTGCCGGTCCCATCGTGATTGGACAGGCTTGTGAATTTGACTATTCAGGGACTCAAGCGTGCAAGGCTCTCCGGGAGGAAGGGTATCGCATCATTCTTGTGAATTCAAATCCTGCCACTATCATGACAGACCCCGGTATGGCGGATGCAACCTATGTTGAACCCCTCACCCTGGAATTCGTTGAAGCCATCATAGAAAAGGAACGGCCGGACGTCCTTCTCTCAACAGTGGGGGGACAGACGGGGCTCAATCTGGCCGTGTCACTCCATGGAAGTGGCGCACTGGAGAATTTTGGCGTGGAGCTCATCGGGGCTGGTATTGAAGCCATCAAGCGTGCCGAGGACAGGGAAGAGTTCAAGAAGTGCATGGAAAAAGAGGGAATTGACGCACCCGAGGGAGGGTTTGCAAAGTCGCTGGATGAGGCCGTTGCCCTGACGGAACAGCTTCCCTTCCCCGTTATTATCCGGCCTTCCTTTACCCTGGGTGGTAGTGGCGGCAGCAGCGCATTCAACCAGGAGGAGTTTCTCGATCTGGCTGAGAAAGGACTGGAGGAAAGCCCCATTTCTGAAATTCTTATTGAAGAATCGTTACTGGGATGGAAAGAGTTTGAGCTGGAAGTTATCCGGGACCGGCACGATAACGTCATAGTTGTATGTTCCATTGAGAATCTCGATCCCATGGGAGTTCATACGGGCGATTCCATCACAGTGGCCCCTGCTCAGACCCTGACAGACACGGAATACCAGAAGATGCGTGATTGGGCCATTGCCTGTATCCGGGGTATCGGTGTCGAAACAGGGGGTTCAAATATTCAGTTTGCCGTTAACCCGGAAACGGGTCAAATGGTGATCATTGAAATGAATCCCCGTGTGAGCCGTTCGTCAGCACTGGCTTCGAAAGCGACAGGGTTTCCTATTGCCAAGGTCGCTGCGAAGCTGGCTGTCGGATACACCCTTGACGAGATACCCAATGACATTACGGGAAAGACCCTGGCCGCTTTTGAGCCAACCATTGACTACGTAGTGACAAAAGTCCCAAGGTGGGATTTCGAAAAATTCCCATCAGCGTCGGGTCACCTTGGAGTACAGATGCAATCGGTGGGGGAGGTGATGGCCATCGGTGGATCGTTCCGGGAATCACTCCAAAAAGCATTTCGCTCCCTGGAAATCGGTTTAGACGGACTCGAGCCCGCCAGCCGGCGGAGCAAGCGCCCCCTGGACATGAGTAAACTTCGCTTTCCCACGGCGTTCCGCCTGCTCAAGATCCACAGGGCGTTTCTCGATGGACAGAGCGTCGATGATCTCCACCGCACTACAGGTATCGATCCCTGGTTTCTTCGCCAAATTGAGATAGTCGTGCGGAGGAGCAGGGATGGAAATGTGGATAGCGACGAACTGAAATCTCTCAAACGGGATGGTTTTTCTGATCTCCAAATTGGCCGGATGGTAGACTCGTCCGAAGCGGATATTCGTAGCCGCCGCATGGAAGAGAATATTCTACCCTCCTACAAAATTGTGGATACCTGTGCGGCGGAATTTGAGGCCCGGACACCTTACTGCTACTCTACCTATGAGGAGGAGAATGAAGTGGAGCCCCTGGAAGGGAGAAAGGTCATGATCCTGGGAGGGGGTCCCAACCGAATCGGTCAGGGAATCGAATTCGATTATTGCTGTGTTCAGGCCGTTTTCGCGGCAACTGAACTGGGCTGGAAAACGATCATGGTCAACTGCAATCCGGAAACGGTTTCCACCGATTTTGATATCACCGACAGGCTCTATTTCGAGCCTCTTACCTTTGAGGATGTAATGAACATCGTCGAACTTGAGAGGCCGGAGGGGGTTCTCATCCAGTTCGGCGGACAGACCCCGCTTAACATTTCAGGAAGACTGAAAGAGGCGGGCGTTTCCATAGTGGGCACCTCTCCGGAAGCGATTGATCTGGCGGAAGACAGGAAGAAGTTTGGGGCACTTCTGGACCGGCTGAAGATACCGAGGCCTGAGTACGGCACGGCCATGTCAGAGAAAGAGGCAGTCGCCGTGGCGAAGCGGGTTGGCTATCCCGTCCTTGTGAGACCTTCCTACGTACTGGGTGGACGGGCCATGGAGATCGTCTATGGCGGCAGACCACTTATGGAGTACGTTCGTCGCGCCGCCGAGGTATCCCCCCGGCACCCCATTCTCATCGATGCCTTTCTTGAAGATGCCTTCGAATTCGACGTCGATGCTCTCTGCGATGGGAAGGATGTTTTTATTGGCGGTATCATGCAGCATATCGAGGAGGCGGGGATCCACAGCGGCGACTCTTCGTGTGTGATTCCTCCGTACTGGATTACGGAGGATGCGCTTGAAAGGTTGGAGACTTACACCCGCACCATTGCCCTTGAAATGGAGGTGGTGGGTCTGATCAATATCCAGTTTGCCGAGAAGGACGGCACTGTTTTCGTTCTGGAGGCAAATCCCCGGGCCAGCCGGACAGTTCCATTTGTCAGCAAAGCGACGAATGTCCCACTGGCCAAAATTGCCACAGGACTCGCACTGGGGAAGAGTTTATCCGACTATCGTCTACCTGGAAGCAGAGAAAACCACTTTGTCGCTGTGAAGAAGCCTGTCTTCCCCTTCAACAAGTTTCCCCGGGAAAAAGTTTTTCTCGGTCCCGAAATGAAATCAACAGGAGAAGTGATGGGCCTGGACCGCAGGTTTGGGGACGCGTTTGCGAAGGCCCTCATAGGAGGTGGTGAAAGACTCCCCACCGGTGGGACCACCTTTTTCTCGGTGAACGACAATGACAAGATGAAAGCGATACCCATAGTCAGGGATTTCGCAGAAATGGGATTTCGCATCCTGGCAACAGAAGGGACAGCAAAGGCGTGCCGGCGCAACGGCATTGAAGTCACGAAGATTTTCAAGGTGGGAGAGGGTCGCCCCAATGTGGTGGATGGGATAAAGAACGGTGACATTCAACTGGTGGTGAACACACCTCTTGGTTCCCGGTCACGGTATGACGAATATGCCATTGGCCGAGCAGCAATTCAATACGGGGTACCGGTCATCACGACCCTTTCTGGCGCTCGGGCGGCCGTCCGAGGAATCCGGACCCTCCAGAAGGGGAGTCCAAAAGTGAGGAGTTTGCAGGAATACTTTGCCGACTTCCCAAACCTCTAG